A stretch of the Medicago truncatula cultivar Jemalong A17 chromosome 5, MtrunA17r5.0-ANR, whole genome shotgun sequence genome encodes the following:
- the LOC11420510 gene encoding probable serine/threonine-protein kinase CST — MGLCFTSLSHQSPPSSLNIHNNSGLGSNNDDSTKEESSSSSSCNKSKVWEIGNSESDSKGYESIEISGKFLEMPNLKVFSYGDLKAATKSFKSDALLGEGGFGKVYKGWLNAVTLAPAKAGSGMIVAIKKLKRDSVQGLQEWQSEINFLGRISHPNLVKLLGYCRDNDEFLLVYEFMPRGSLENHLFRRNTNIEPLSWNTRLKIATDAARGLAFLHSSDKQVIYRDFKASNILLDGNYNAKISDFGLAKFGPSGGDSHVTTRIMGTYGYAAPEYMATGHLYVKSDVYGFGVVLLEMLTGLQAFDSNRPEGQQNLIEWIKPSLSDKRKLKSNNIVDYRLEGQYTSKAAFETAHLILKCLQPDPKKRPSMKDVLGILEAIKAIKVKRKISKNRCTKSATMDSL; from the exons ATGGGTCTTTGCTTCACCTCACTCTCTCACCAATCACCACCCTCTTCCCTCAATATTCATAACAATTCAG GGTTAGGGAGTAATAATGATGATAGTACAAAGGAAgagtcatcatcatcatcatcatgtaataaGAGTAAAGTTTGGGAGATTGGAAATAGTGAAAGTGATAGTAAAGGATATGAAAGCATAGAGATAAGTGGGAAGTTTCTAGAAATGCCAAATTTAAAGGTGTTTAGTTATGGAGATTTGAAGGCTGCCACAAAGAGTTTCAAATCAGATGCATTACTTGGTGAAGGAGGTTTTGGTAAAGTGTATAAAGGTTGGTTAAATGCTGTGACACTGGCACCTGCAAAAGCTGGTTCTGGAATGATAGTGGCTATCAAGAAATTGAAACGTGATAGTGTTCAAGGTCTTCAAGAATGGCAG TCagaaatcaattttttaggaaGGATTTCTCACCCCAACTTGGTGAAGCTACTAGGTTACTGTAGGGACAACGATGAATTTCTCCTTGTGTACGAGTTCATGCCAAGGGGAAGCTTGGAGAATCATCTCTTTAGAA gaaatacTAACATAGAGCCACTTTCTTGGAACACTCGACTCAAAATAGCGACTGATGCAGCTCGAGGCTTAGCTTTCTTGCACTCCTCGGATAAGCAAGTCATATATAGAGATTTCAAGGCTTCCAATATACTTCTTGATGGG AATTACAATGcaaaaatttcagattttgggTTGGCTAAATTTGGGCCATCTGGTGGAGATTCACATGTGACTACTAGGATCATGGGCACATATGGTTATGCTGCTCCGGAATACATGGCAACAG GTCATTTGTATGTGAAGAGTGATGTTTATGGATTTGGTGTAGTGCTGCTTGAAATGTTGACAGGATTGCAAGCATTTGATTCAAATAGGCCTGAAGGGCAGCAAAACCTAATTGAATGGATAAAGCCATCTCTCTCTGATAAAAGAAAGTTGAAAAGTAACAACATTGTTGATTACAGGTTAGAGGGTCAATATACATCAAAGGCAGCATTTGAAACAGCACACCTTATTCTTAAATGCCTTCAACCTGACCCTAAAAAACGTCCTTCAATGAAGGATGTTTTAGGGATATTGGAAGCCATAAAAGCTATCAAGGTTAAAAGGAAGATATCTAAGAATCGTTGTACTAAGTCTGCAACTATGGACAGTTTATAA
- the LOC11405454 gene encoding uncharacterized protein — translation MPTKYNDRVDVQVYTDGVCHWWGETETHDEVYLVSFNLSNEVFVKTSIPSSMDGIDSRPVFRHLSVLNGLIGWILNYEGTTILHISVLDKVGMKESWTKLFIVDPLFYVKHPIGVGKKGDIFFRKKDNQLARFNLITQKIVELGVKGDRCYCPIMVYFEESVLPIEGINS, via the coding sequence ATGCCAACAAAATATAATGATAGAGTGGATGTTCAAGTGTACACCGATGGAGTGTGTCACTGGTGGGGTGAAACTGAAACACATGATGAAGTTTATCTGGTATCATTTAACTTAAGCAATGAGGTATTTGTGAAAACGTCCATACCTTCAAGCATGGATGGTATTGATTCTAGACCTGTTTTTAGACACTTGAGTGTGCTCAATGGATTAATTGGATGGATTTTAAATTATGAAGGAACAACTATTTTACACATATCAGTTTTGGATAAAGTTGGAATGAAGGAGTCATGGACCAAACTCTTCATCGTAGATCCGTTGTTCTATGTTAAGCATCCTATAGGAGTTGGTAAAAAGGGTGACATATTCTTTAGAAAAAAGGATAATCAATTAGCTAGGTTTAATTTAATCACCCAGAAAATTGTAGAGCTTGGTGTTAAAGGTGATAGATGTTATTGTCCGATAATGGTTTATTTTGAGGAAAGCGTTTTACCGATTGAAGGAATAAACagttaa